Proteins from a genomic interval of Acetobacterium woodii DSM 1030:
- a CDS encoding arsenate reductase family protein, protein MKPIFLCYPKCSTCQKAKKFLAENAIEVEERHIVENRPQKDELLNWMELYQGDPKKFFNTSGLVYREMALKDQVKTMTRDQMAEILATNGMLVKRPLIVLADQVLIGFKEEQWKTAFLTNKPD, encoded by the coding sequence ATGAAACCAATATTTTTATGTTATCCAAAATGTTCAACATGCCAGAAAGCAAAAAAGTTTCTGGCCGAAAATGCAATCGAAGTGGAAGAACGGCATATTGTCGAAAACCGACCCCAAAAAGATGAATTGCTTAACTGGATGGAGCTTTATCAGGGGGACCCTAAAAAATTTTTTAACACCAGTGGTTTAGTTTATCGGGAAATGGCCTTAAAAGACCAAGTCAAAACAATGACACGGGATCAAATGGCGGAAATATTAGCGACGAATGGAATGCTGGTGAAACGCCCATTGATTGTTTTGGCAGATCAGGTATTGATCGGATTTAAAGAAGAACAGTGGAAAACGGCATTTTTGACAAATAAGCCGGATTAA
- a CDS encoding TatD family nuclease-associated radical SAM protein, protein MTITYELGKSLYVNITNRCSNACTFCIRKAEPTINGVDDLWLEKEPTQEEILEDILKRDLDQYDELVFCGYGEPTYRLDEICAIAKEVKKVHAIPIRINTNGHGNLIFKRDMTPLLKDAIDVVSISLNAKNEKEYNELCRPVFKDAYKELLEFARLAARYTKVVLTIVDILPLEDQETCRRISESVGAELRIRSLIE, encoded by the coding sequence ATGACGATTACCTATGAATTAGGGAAATCTTTATATGTAAACATTACCAATCGGTGCAGCAATGCCTGTACCTTTTGCATCAGAAAAGCGGAACCAACCATTAATGGTGTGGATGATCTTTGGCTGGAAAAAGAACCAACGCAAGAAGAAATATTGGAAGATATCTTAAAACGTGATTTAGACCAATACGATGAACTTGTTTTTTGCGGTTATGGAGAACCGACCTATCGTTTGGACGAAATTTGTGCGATTGCCAAAGAAGTAAAAAAGGTTCATGCGATACCAATCCGGATTAATACTAACGGACACGGCAACTTGATTTTTAAACGCGATATGACGCCGTTGTTAAAAGATGCGATTGATGTGGTTTCGATTAGCTTAAATGCCAAAAATGAAAAAGAGTATAACGAATTATGTCGGCCTGTTTTCAAAGACGCTTATAAGGAATTGTTAGAATTCGCTCGACTGGCAGCAAGATATACGAAAGTGGTGTTAACAATTGTTGACATCTTACCACTCGAAGATCAGGAAACTTGTCGAAGAATCAGTGAGTCAGTAGGGGCGGAATTGCGAATTCGGTCATTGATTGAGTAA
- a CDS encoding peptide arginase family protein, giving the protein MNGDMSDNNLRPSRLNINGKAVWVVDDHQYALLIWTKLFLDRQASPVLLSIDYHPDTNPPFWLYAYQKAMAIDPEREVELVEKFQKKMMTGINLNDLDTLQAVMASMRNDEQINTALELGIISDYHMVNCMEKHDYLRGHHYLVPENQFGCLDDVMFENIGLPLAEISSHDLILDIDLDYFRSRDNFNLELKQNKIFSDLVKQAKIITIARSKSYFDFLKKETFTIEECQERLIRLLTEIC; this is encoded by the coding sequence ATGAACGGTGATATGAGCGACAATAATTTGCGGCCCAGCCGTTTGAACATCAATGGAAAAGCGGTTTGGGTGGTAGATGATCATCAATATGCCCTATTGATTTGGACCAAATTGTTTCTTGATAGACAAGCTTCACCCGTATTGTTAAGTATTGATTATCATCCCGACACCAATCCCCCTTTTTGGCTGTATGCTTATCAAAAAGCGATGGCCATTGATCCGGAGCGGGAAGTTGAATTGGTCGAAAAATTCCAGAAAAAAATGATGACCGGCATCAATCTTAATGATTTAGACACCCTTCAGGCGGTGATGGCATCGATGCGAAATGATGAACAAATCAATACCGCCCTGGAATTAGGTATAATCAGTGATTATCATATGGTCAACTGTATGGAAAAACATGATTATTTAAGGGGGCATCATTATCTGGTGCCGGAAAATCAATTTGGTTGTCTTGATGACGTGATGTTTGAAAATATTGGTTTGCCGCTGGCAGAAATAAGCTCACACGATTTGATTTTGGATATTGATCTGGATTATTTTCGAAGTCGTGATAATTTTAATTTAGAGCTTAAGCAAAATAAGATTTTTTCGGATTTGGTTAAACAAGCAAAGATCATTACCATAGCACGATCTAAAAGCTATTTTGACTTTCTCAAAAAAGAAACGTTTACCATTGAAGAATGTCAAGAACGCTTGATTAGGTTACTGACGGAAATCTGCTAA